The DNA window GTTTTGTGGGGTTGTATtgggttgagttgagtgtttgtatcattcctccATTAATATACAATCTGCTGCCTCCGTGGACGTATCCGGTTTTGAGGAACCACGTAAATctgcttgtttgtgttttatttgtgtttgctttcggtccAGTATGCACAACAAACTAGGGTCGCCATTCTTCATTAAGCTTTACCGTTGAgactcttaaaaacaaaatttgatgcAGTGCTTTATTTCTTGTGATGAGACAGGGTCGTGCCTAGGGCTAGGAGGCATAGACTAGATGGATATCGTGGAGGTGCCAAACTTTGGACCGATTGCTTTGAAAATTCAAGCAATttgtaccattttttttaattattgtaactCGCCAGGCCACAGTAGAAATGATTTTACAGCTTGAATATCATCGTTGCTAGCTATGAATTTCAAGCggtaaatgaaaacaaaacaaaaaggcgTGTACAAAACAGTTTAATTGAAGATTATTGTTAGAATCTGAAGGTGTTGCTATTCTTACAATTGGACTGTCTCCGTACAAGCACGTACGATGTTATAATTGCATGTACTGATGTTTTACATTGTGTACGACGTTTGTAGAGGAAGCACGATGAATCCATCTTTTGATTGCAAGCGATGCGACCCCACTCTCGACATAGTGCTCCTGCAAACCTAGCTACTAGCAAGGATTCAGCACTCGAGCTGTTTGCCTTTCTGCTAGCCATTTCCTTGGGGGTAAGTCCAGAATTCCAGCTTcgacaaaataaacaaaatagcGAAATCGTTACTATTGGGTttagataaattatataaaaaaacagagatttaAGTCCAATGTTGCATGTTTTTAATACAAGTGAGCCTGGCTAATATTGCAGACTTGCAGTGGCTTTCTAGCCATTGCATCTCTATCCACTCCTCCCACGTGTCCCACCAGTTCCGATCATACTCCTCTGTTTTCTTGGCTTGTCTCGTCAGTTGTCATATCAAAAATTAAGGCCGGATTttactcggtttttttttcatgaatttcaattatttttaaatgtttttttataaatacataaaagtaatatttttattattttataaattttatttttaatattaatttttaaaaacattctaaccatgaaaaaaattaatataaaagaaaaaaatataattttgaaatacaaaaacaacacTCTCGGGTGAGCTTTATTTATttcacaatgtatttttttccaCAGAGACAATGAATATTGCATTAACCAGCACGACAGCATGATTAGCAAATTAGCACGCCATATACTTCGATTAGTAATGCATCGGTGTAGAGCTAATTCACCAAGAGAAAATTTAGCTCTCAAGTCAGGCAACAAGGACTGATCTCTAATCTGTAAATGCAGTCATTTATTAGGCTCCATCTAATTTGCACCAACCTTTCAAACGCAGAacttctttttgtatttttattttaaaaaattctaaacaattttgattttcagaTTTCTTGGGAAATCTTTAAAACTTCGAAACTCTCTGAATTTAACTTTTTGTCTCTGTTCAAaagatttttaatatgattttttagattcTAAACTTAACCTAAAATGTCATTCCACGTGGCAAAAGTTAAATCACTTCAagaaatctaatataaaatctataaaatgTCAAAAAGTTGAGGATGGTACTTGACTTTAATCCTAATCAGTAAtagtaaattaataattaccTGGCGAGGGAAGACAAAGATAGTATTGTAAAAGTGCTAGTAACTGTAATGAACTAGTCATCACTGTTGAAGCGAGAGCCGAGCCGAGATTGTCGCTTCCTTCCCTTGACCCGATTAGTACACCTTCTGTTGCACGTGTAAGGACAGTCCATCCACGTAAACAACTGCACGAGTAAACCCATAGCCCTAgagattaatcaaaataaataaataaataaatagaaaacagAACAGGACGTGACGCGTATATAACCCACCTTCACCAGCACGACCCCTATTCACTCCCGGTTATAACTCTCCACAACTCACAGAGCCCACAGAGAGTAACAAGAGAGAGATAAAACACAGTGCTGCTCTCCATCTCCTCCACCTGGAAAGCCAGAGATTTTGAtggggagagagagagcattGTGCAGCCATTAATTAATTCCTTCATCAACAAAACGTGagcccttttttttcaaaacacgCGCCATTATAAAACTTGGGAAACAATCTCTTCCTCGCTTTCATTTACACACGCACAAACACAAAGCAAGAGCAGCTGCATTTTAAGCCTGTAAGGTATCGAGAGAGTGCTATTGAAATGGACCTTAGTAAGGCAACGTTAGAGATCTTCTCAAAACTGGAGCAGAAATGGCTCTCGCACTGTGAAACCACCAAGAAAACACGAGTGCTGAGCATTGACGGCGGAGGCACGAATGGCATTGTTGCCGGTTCTGCTCTGATCCACCTTGAGGATCAGATCCGCTTCAAAACAGGCGATCCTCAAGCTCGAATCGCCGATTTCTTTGATATCATTGCTGGCACCGGAATCGGAGCTCTCCTCGCTGCCATGCTATCCGCCGACGATGGTTCCGGCCGCCCACTCTTTACTGCCAGAGACGCCGTCGCATTTGTTGCTGAGAAAAACTCCGGCCTCTTCAGGGTGAAGTGCAGTGGCTTCCTCAGCCGCCGCAGGAGGTGCTCTGGTAGGAGCATGGAGAAAGTAATGAAAGAAGCGTTGAGGAGAGATGACGGTGTGATTTTGACCTTGAAGGACACGTGCAAGCCCCTCCTTGTTCCTTGCTTTGACCTAAAGAGCTCTGCCCCTTTCGTTTTTTCCCGAGCCGACGCGACCGAATCACCCAGTTTTAATTTCGAGCTCTGGAAAGTCTGCCTTGCCACTTCAGCAACTCCAAGCCTCTTCAAGCCGTTTAACTTAACGTCAGTTGACGGCAAAACTTCGTGCTCCGCGATAGACGGAGGTCTAGTGATGAACAATCCAACAGCAGCGGCAGTTACGCACGTGCTCCACAACAAGCGTGATTTCCCTTCTGTTAATAGCGTAGAAGATCTGTTGGTTCTGTCGTTGGGAAACGGAAGTGGATCGCTGAGTGGGAGGAAGCTCCGTCGTAACGGAGAATGCTCCACGTCGTCTGTTGTTGACATTGTGCTTGACGGAGTTTCAGAGACTGTTGACCAAATGTTGGGTAACGCATTCTGTTGGAACCGCACTGATTACGTCAGAATTCAGGTATTTGcttcttttgtttcaatttcaagttATAGTGATCTCCAGTTCTTATTATGATTCATGCATGATCTTTGTTAACGGCGTTAAATGTGTGTAGGCAAACGGATTGGCGAGCGCGGGGCcgatggtggaggaggaggtgcTAAAGGAGAGAGGACTTGAAACGTTACCGTTTGGGGGGAAGCGGTTACTAACGGAGACCAATGCTGAAAGAATTGAGAGCTTTGTGCAACGACTTGTTGCTTCCGGGAAGAGTAGCTTGCCTCCCAGCCCTAGCAAGAATTCCGCTGTTCCTCTTGCTGACGGTAGTTAGATGGTTTTTAAACTCCTcgtgtttttgtgtttttaaccATGTTAACCATTAACCAGTCTTGGTTCACTCGACTAGTTAGTTAACTGTCTCTTCTGCCCAATTTTAGATCAGACCATCTTGCTTGATTTCTGTCTCTTTCTGGTAGATTGAATCAATTGGGAGTTCCTTTGACTaaggacaaattaattaattgattaattacaGAAGATAAATACCATCATTATGAACCGCCGCGTAGAAATGAAATTGCAATTGACCTTCCCTTTTATGTTTCAATTGCCAGCGAAAACTTTTGTGGTGAGGCTTCATAAATTCTGGAGATATTGATGGCTCGAGAGTTTGTTGGCCTGCTTTATTTTTCgttctaaattatattttttttaattttaacattactgatcattgaaaaatattaaaaatatatattttaaaaaatcacatagaAATAAAACAATCTCCCTCGTAAACACACCCGTAAACAAAAGCATGAAATAGCAATGCACCacgttaaaaaacaaactaatgggtctaaaaaaaatagatgattgatCGTACTTcttgagaaaagagaaagaaaatatggaTTGTCATGTGTCATTgaacagcaagaaaaaaaaaaccaagtggtccaaacaattttttactttgttttgctAAGAATCTACAGTCAAGAAAACAATTTCGAAATTGTCGGTAGAggtttctcttttttcaatccaagtcattttatttttcgttGTTGAGACAACCGGGAGCAGCCAATAACTTGGGTAattgttagaaatatttttcgAGCATTCGTCCAGCACTGAGAAAATTTGGGCTGCCCCAATAACCCTAGATATATTTCTTACTATTGAATCAAATTCCATTGTTACATGTTAGAAAGACACCATATATTGTCGGAGCAAATGTAACTTTGCAAATTCCAATCTCAATCACCGAaagcaagtaatttttttaagaaaagaacaggatttttctagtttgttcATCGCTTTGCAGTCTTGTCTGTAGTGTATATTCGATCCGctgctcttcttttttttaccctcTGTCATCCAATTTCGGTAGGTAAGTTGGTGGGTGAGAAGTAAAGAACATTGCTCTTTCACCGGTGTTGGGCACGAGACAGACACTACTCGTTACTTGCTtggttggattaaaaaaaacccaagcatGCAATATTTTTACTCtctgaatctttttttttccttctcttcataGCCTTGTATGTATAAGATACTGCACTGCATGcagttaatattaatatatgggATGGTTGGTAGAAATTAGAATAGTACTTTCCCCACCACGTCCTATGTGAATACGGTATGATAATGCCATTAGACAAGACAATATTTAGGTCTGATTAATAAAGTGTTGTTTTCAGTTGCTGGAAAGGGTCCGAAACTTAACCAACCTGTGATGCGGATTCGATCCTGGCACGAGTTGCTAGCATCCTATGGGAGCGCATATTACCTTGGCTTTCATGGAAAGGGAGAGTGACAAGGTTAGAAGGTTGTGCCATTTTAAGCAATTATCTTACTCAATTTGCTTTCATAAGGTAGAACTAACCGGTTGGTAATAAATTCTTCACAGCCATGGCTTTTCTTTCATAAACTATACAGATGCAGGGAAGGTGTTTGATGTGGTTGCCTTCTAGTGCTGAGGATTTTCACTCGCTGAAAAATGAAAACCCCCTTCCATATCGCCTGTAGTCGTGTATAGTGTGCAAGGTGTGCTTAAACTGTTGAGTGGGTCTCAAAATTCTAGTAGAGAAAAACGTTTAAGGgcattaaattaacaaaaaaataaataaatttcaccCGTGCTAGCTATGTATATAAAACCTAACTCAATAGATCAACTCATTAACTCTACGGACTTTAAACCTAATCTAGATTgggatttattttgaattaagtatttttaactaaaacaatgctattttatttctcaaaaacattaaataaataaaatgaagttgttttatatatataaaaaaaatagcttcaCCCGATAACCCACAACCTAAGCCATTTACCAAGTCAAATCCCGAGTCCGAAGCACGTTTTCTATTTATGCTTTATGTTGCAGCAGTATTTGAACTTTGAAGGCATCTTTGCAAATTAAATTATGGAGTAGAACAAAAGGTACGTCATAAACCGGACACTCCCGTTTTGTTTCGGAAACTTTTAGCTGGTGTGATTCAAGGACACCCCCAGATTGGCCATGAAAACTAGTAACATTTGTGGAAATTTTAATTAACCCATCGAAGTCCATCATTTCCTTGGAAtgcacatttatttttttagacgaAATTATGGCTGCAAACGAGCCGAGTCTACTCCACTTAAATTCCGATATATTTCTGTACATTTCATCTTATTTAAAGAAGACTAagctcaaaaaatattattttattacatattttaaacaattattattatcacactCATGAATTATATGAAAACTTAGTAACTAAATACAGTTATTTTCTTGGGAAGTTAATTAGTCACTGAGATAATAACTTTTCTCCCTATATAGACCTATATAGCCCTGTCTTCCTAGACTTCAATTCCAATGCCAATGATACTAACTTTTAAATTAAGTAACGAGAGAAAATTTAACACCGTTTCTTAAGGGTAATTTTATCGTTACGAGATAATTGAAGTCTTATTGGAAGCCAGGAAACAGAAGATCTTACCACCACCGGCTCGGCAGAAAACATGTATCACGTTCACTTCGTAGAACCACATAGAGCATTAGTAattgataaatgaaaaacacaccATCCATAATTTAGAAACATGATGCCCAAAAGGTTTAATTGTTTGGGAAGACGGTGCAagctgtatttttaaaaaattttatttttattttattttttctaaaatttaattgtttgtaaaaatatcattaacatgtatttcaatacaaaaaattatttaaaaaacaaccacaaccatcCTGAGAAGCATACCATGACATCAGCTCCGCTCACTGTGAGCCATACTCACAAAGTCGTTTAATGGTGAATCTCGTCTGCAATTTATGTGAGTCGGTTcataataaactaaatttatagaataataattttcaagtaatttaCCTGTTTGACTACACGTGTGTTTACATTAATTGGGGTTAAatggtgtaaaatattttaaaaaatatttttttgttttaaaatatattaatttttttatacaaacatattaaaattattaaaaaaatactataaaatattaatttattattttttcaagtgtgATTTTAAAAAGCATTTGCGAACGAAAGTTATTGCGCACCTGAACAGTATCTAAGTACAAAACTTGTAGGAACCGAGGAgcaatgaaaaaagagagagaagaagaaataactGAGCAGCATTGAAAGTGAGGCGCCCCTGGTGATCGGCGAACGGTTCTATCATTGAAAACGACCTCGTAATCTCAGTATTTTTTCACTACGACCCACAAGTTATTCAGGGAGCAGTGGCGGTGGTGAAAATGTTCAAGCAAGCATGGAGCCGCTGGTCAATTAGAATTAAGCAATATTTAAAACTCGAAAGAATCGTCACTATTCCAGCAACCAAGCATGAGACTCCTTTGATTAAACTTTTAGTAGATATCATTATTTAACGAAGTAACATCCCAGTCGGTGGCTATATCATTCTCTCCTGAAGTTTCATTCTTCGATTAAACTTTTACTAGCTTTTCATCGAACCTCTcgatagaaaaaacaaatcatagtaTTTGCCGTGCTTGTCTTGTGTTGCTCTCCAATCTCCATGCTTTGTAAAGCATGGGGGGTTGGATCGGAAGTGAACGTTGGAGAATATAAAATGCAGACCATGACATTGTGCCGGTCCCGAAAACAAAGTCCCGAAGTCAACGGATACTCATAGTTTAGATGCGATGTCCACGTCTTAAATGCACGGTTCTCTTCATGTTCTCCAGATCAAGAGCGAAGAGACTCCGAGAGGGTGTCCAAATCAAGCCGGTGTTTCGGATGCTTCACGTCCTAATTAATTGCGCGTGGCAAGAAGTAAGAATAAACTAAAAGGAGAGACGCTTGCAATGGTGATTCAATCACAAGGAAAGGCTTCGGCTGGTATCTATATTTGTTCGttttctagctagctagcactAACAGTTACGGAACCAGCTTTGTTACTAAGTTTCCATATCATTCGAATTGAAACGTGACATCTCACTTGACCTAACCCAACTACCCAGGTCTCTTGCTTGCCGATGCATAATCTAGTCCAGGCAAGACAGGAATATATTGCCTTTAAATCTGAACCAACTAAATCTAACCCACTCGCCAATTAATCTGCACATAAATGCAGTTATAAATTAGGTAGTTGGATGGAGCAACCAGAATTCATTCTTCGCACCATGGCTCTTGAGTGGACGGCCTCGTAGGACTTGAAATTTCTGCTGCTGGGTACGAAGTAGGATGCTACTTTTATTTACCGTTGaatagtggttatttttttaaaaaaaatatattaatgtgatattttttattttttaaaataatataaaaatattaaaaaataaataaaaacatcattccTCTCACCTCGGATACGAAGATTGTCCTCTCTGCCGATTTATCATTTACAAGGAAAGAGGGCTCCGTGTAGGTACGTACTGAATGAAACGCGAACTTGGTAAAGGTTGTGGCAGTTGGCTCCATTCTTCTTGGGCTTCGAGCAAATACAGACAAGCAAAGGACGGGAGGACAGCCTGTGATGAatcattgaacttttttttttttttttttttgtcagtaaCCAGCTCTTCccttacattttttattttgggtataTGCAGTGTTCCAAAATATCATACGGATATATGATGTTTTATGTGTATGTTAGGGCCGGGCAGTACTGGTAAATCTAGTTAGTTCAGCTTGCATCTTAATTTTGGGTAATTTCAATTAACCTCAGTTTTATGagttctctctattttttcattgaaattatatgaaataatatagtttacATTCTAAAATTTAACTCCATCTTTGTCCTCGATCACCACTGTCTAGCCATGATAACCACCGGAGGGCCAGCATCTCCCTTTAACTCTAGTGAAACATCCACCactaaaagcaaagaaaacaccAATTCCTTGTCGGTTCCTCCTGAATTGCTAGAAAAAGCTGAAAAGACACTGGTACTTCTCTAGCTGCATTTCAAACCCAGCAAGAAAATCAACTCCAGCAAAATCTCCATACAACACCATGACAAAACACAAGAACTAGCTAACTTCTGCAGACGAAACTCAAGATATGATCTCAGCAAAAATTCAGTCTTATCCAAGTCCATTTGGTTAAAATCTTTTCTGGATTgatattgattttctttgtacTTGTTTTCCCCGCTATTGATTTTGGCTAGTCTTTTATATCAATGAGAAAGATTTCACATACATGCTGATAGTCggcaattatttttcttctcgtattgtttttttaattgttttgctgcgttgataataaaaataaaattttaaaacaataaaaatattattttatatattaaaaaaaaatcaaaatctagagTAAATAAATTGAGACTATAAAGGGGGGGTTTGTTGAaaatctctctttcatttttctagGATGTCCTTTCCATTTAATTATTCTTCAAATAATTCAAAGTACCGAGTAACATATAGACATTTATTACGAGGTTAATTGGTATATAATTATCATCACAAGGACTTCTTATAGGTGTGCACATTTAATATGTGAGTGCGAGTGTATTAAGTTCCGTGGTAGTAAATATATACTTACCAGGACACGTATATTTAAATGCTGATTTCACGGTCATTACTTCCATGCTTCGCTTTTATGTCTCGTCTTCGAGCCTGTTTGGCTACAAGGTAgaggttgtatttttttaaaaatgtattgagcttgtgtttggttaaaaaaaaaaattgtttattatGCATGGATCCCTCAATTTATTGCGCGCGAGACGCAGGAAAATAAAAGGCAGCAAATTGCTGCTTTATGCGTGGCCAAACTGAGACAAAGCTGTTATGAAAGTTCTTGAGTTTTCCTGTTTTGCTGACATGGATCTAAACCTTTACTTTTATCTagtttcaagtttcaacctttagtaattgtttttttttatcttgatagtGGCTTAGTTTATCCTTCTCCTGTAATGAAAGATAAGATTGCCTGGAAGCTGACAGCTGATAATCAATAATATTgctaaacagttttttttttttttttgaaatagtggtgaacagtggaggcatgcctccactgttagctgaataggtttttttttttaaaaaaaatcagtgtagttaattgattttactcgcactgttcacgttcacgtgaacaataatttttttttgttttttttaaaattagtttaaggttaattaaatttactcgtactgtaatcttaattttattcttgataatattttatctaattttgtagtttttgtcagatgaattttgtacgtaatggaattgtagatagttttttattaaagtaatttttttttatataaattgtgatttatttcatgatgtaatagcaatattaaatccacaatatttaaataaaaaaccatcaatattaatattttttaaaattattttataacctcgatttcaaaagtattcttaaccaaacacattaaaactatttttttttccacctcaatttcaaccacagttttaaccaaacacttattttttcaaaccaacctcaactaaaagtactttttataaaacaacttttttcaaaccacaatcacaacagctaccgcaataccaaacacactctctTTTCGAGTGGTGTGCGAAGTGAGTAATTCTTTTCGTCGGTAGCATTGGAGGATTCATTTGCGTGTGTTTTAATGTGAATAATGATGTtgttaagagtatttttttatttaataatatattaaaatttttttttttatttttaatattaatatattaaaataataatttttttattttttcccagcCAAACACTTTTAAAAGGTATGCAAACAcagtttcaagaaaaaaaaaacagcaaagtTGCATTGAAATCACATGGATCATGTATATCATGGAACTAATACATTGCCTCGCCACACGCTATAATACGGGTCAAGGCAAGAAATATACATGGGTATTggtgacaagtttttttttttaaatatagattttaatcataaattgaagtatattttcatttaatattaaaattgaaagacatTTAATCCACTTAGGGttaacctgaaaaaataaaggaacaagcttaaaaaaaaattagaaaactcaaTCCCGAATTGAAtcaatattgaattaaaaattgataaaaaaaataaaatttaaataaaaagatattaagtaAACTTAAATCAACTTAGCAAACTCGTGACACGAGTCATGCACGCTAtcgaattcaataaattttttatcccaaatattattttttatttaattgtatgacAATAatgatcatgataattttttatattaaatatttttaaacaaaacaaaaccattacatgtctattttctttctttgtatcgGAATTTGGTGATCCTC is part of the Populus trichocarpa isolate Nisqually-1 chromosome 2, P.trichocarpa_v4.1, whole genome shotgun sequence genome and encodes:
- the LOC7480040 gene encoding probable inactive patatin-like protein 9, whose product is MDLSKATLEIFSKLEQKWLSHCETTKKTRVLSIDGGGTNGIVAGSALIHLEDQIRFKTGDPQARIADFFDIIAGTGIGALLAAMLSADDGSGRPLFTARDAVAFVAEKNSGLFRVKCSGFLSRRRRCSGRSMEKVMKEALRRDDGVILTLKDTCKPLLVPCFDLKSSAPFVFSRADATESPSFNFELWKVCLATSATPSLFKPFNLTSVDGKTSCSAIDGGLVMNNPTAAAVTHVLHNKRDFPSVNSVEDLLVLSLGNGSGSLSGRKLRRNGECSTSSVVDIVLDGVSETVDQMLGNAFCWNRTDYVRIQANGLASAGPMVEEEVLKERGLETLPFGGKRLLTETNAERIESFVQRLVASGKSSLPPSPSKNSAVPLADGS